In the genome of Paramisgurnus dabryanus chromosome 18, PD_genome_1.1, whole genome shotgun sequence, one region contains:
- the ccdc61 gene encoding centrosomal protein CCDC61 — protein sequence MEVGTVVKDDMKFRGSEFAVKVELAERLLIVEISDVVTADQWRGEFDPAYIEDLTRKTGNFKQFPVFCSMLESAVNKSSESVTLDLLTYSDLELLRNRKAGVVGRPRAQPQSPALSAKRYLILIYTVEFDRIHYPLPLPFLGKPDPAELQKEIRALRAELKAFGLKGEHKVSDQETRRLRAELALVRDEKEALAKALDRLQMVGVGSTPGARVLRDAVRNLEEQLLKERAKNQRSASKRSQEQRILLEQLEELKASERALRIRVKSLTTELALLRRGRATPVMSNRSGLRSDGEVHRSLSRERSLTCVRARSGSRERMEDRAKRSEERVRRADSSGSRNCIPRPSPSPTGSRAPRFDPTSYIHDRQRRQKEAELKNQRKMRRDMLTSPSLMERGRSRSREPVPQLMRERSAGRGRSVSVESRRSRCSSEGSVAEFEELAKPLNSRGRKLGFNGPAVTRGRHLNKKPMCSTPAQRMRAADTSIDTGADLSEIDARLQALQDYMRDLDTGH from the exons ATGGAGGTTGGGACAGTTGTGAAGGATGATATGAAATTTCGAGGATCTGAATTTGCTGTCAAGGTGGAACTGGCAGAGCGGTTGCTGATTGTGGAGATTTCAGATGTTGTTACGGCAGACCAGTGGAGAGGAGAGTTTGATCCTGCTT ATATTGAAGACTTGACCCGGAAAACTGGGAATTTTAAACAGTTTCCCGTGTTCTGCAGCATGCTGGAGTCTGCAGTCAACAAG TCTAGTGAATCAGTGACCCTAGACCTATTGACTTATTCAGACCTAGAGCTTCTCCGAAACCGAAAGGCCGGTGTCGTCGGGCGACCTCGTGCTCAGCCACAGTCCCCTGCTCTTAGTGCAAAGCGATACCTCATCCTCATCTACACTGTGGAGTTCGACAG GATACACTATCCTCTTCCGCTTCCATTTCTTGGAAAACCTGATCCAGCGGAGCTGCAGAAGGAGATCAGAGCTCTGAGAGCTGAGCTCAAAGCATTCGGATTAAAAGGGGAACACAAAGTATCGGACCAAGAAACACGGAGGCTACGCGCTGA ACTGGCTTTGGTGAGAGATGAAAAGGAGGCCTTGGCCAAGGCTCTGGACCGTCTACAGATGGTAGGGGTCGGTTCTACTCCCGGGGCTCGTGTGCTCAGAGATGCCGTGCGCAACTTGGAGGAACAGCTGCTGAAGGAGAGGGCAAAAAATCAACGCTCGGCAAGCAAGAGGAGCCAGGAACAGCGCATCCTGCTGGAACAG TTGGAAGAACTCAAAGCATCAGAACGGGCTCTTCGGATTCGTGTTAAAAGTCTAACCACTGAGTTGGCTTTGTTACGGCGTGG GCGGGCGACTCCAGTCATGTCTAATCGAAGTGGGCTCAGAAGCGATGGGGAGGTTCATCGTTCTTTGTCAAGAGAGCGCAGTTTGACCTGTGTAAGGGCACGTTCGGGCTCAAGAGAGAGGATGGAGGACAGGGCCAAAAGGTCAGAGGAGAGAGTTAGGAGAGCAGATTCCTCAGGGTCTCGAAACTGCATCCCCAGACCCTCACCATCTCCCACAG GGTCACGTGCACCTCGGTTTGACCCTACATCATACATTCATGACAGACAACGGCGCCAAAAAGAAGCAGAGCTGAAAAA tcagaggaagatgagaagggACATGTTGACTTCACCATCTCTGATGGAAAGAGGACGTTCACGGTCCAGAGAGCCCGTTCCTCAGCTGATGAGAGAAAGAAGTGCTGGCAGGGGAAGGAGCGTATCTGTGGAGAGCAGGAGAAGTCGATGCTCTTCTGAAGGATCTGTAGCCGAGTTTGAAGAGCTTGCTAAGCCTCTAAATAGCAG AGGAAGAAAACTGGGGTTTAATGGGCCAGCTGTG ACCAGAGGAAGACACTTAAACAAAAAACCAATGTGTAGCACTCCTGCACAAAGAATGAGAGCAGCAG ACACATCTATTGACACAGGTGCTGATCTGTCAGAGATTGATGCTCGACTCCAGGCCCTACAGGACTATATGCGGGACCTTGACACAGGGCACTAA